caggacgccagacagcttttagggatatcgaattggtggacctcggcgcaaaaccgggatgtctggagttccttattaatgcaggcctagaccggataccggttgttgcgccgttgatgatgatgatgatatgagaAGGCGCCTTATGTGCTTAATACTGAATCATTTTGACATAACTTAATCTGAATACCAAAAAATGTCcctatttgaaattttttatgtGTGATAATTGCGCAACATTAGGAGTAGTTTCATCAAGTTGACACCAGATTAGCGTTTTTTTTATCACCCTCTGAATCTAGATGTGAAATCAACGCAGAGCAGGTAAAAGTTATCTGAACTCTAAGTATATTTCGTCCTTATTACGACAACTAAAGTTTTCATATTGCAATGAATATAAGGTGTTGCGGTTGGTCAAAAAACTATCGCGAGTTGATATTTGCCAACCATAATGAATTAAGTTAAAATTGCAGTTTACTTGCATACCTGCACACTTTAGAGCCCACAACTAGATACATGTGGCTTAATAACAAAACCACTAAAACACCAAAAATACTAAAACACTTGAATACATCCTCGTCAAGACCTTAAAAGGGGGTTAAGAAAAACTCTGTGAAACGTCGATAATGTGCGACCTATTCTCTTGTCTGACACCTCCTCTCCCCGCCTTTGGTATTCCTTCCCTATATAACTTTATGTGAAATGTCCGTTTTCTGCAAAGTATTGCTGAAAATTAGGCGTACATTTCAAGAACCAattgtttcatttttcaatgccgTCTGATAACAATAGGTTTTTCTACAACTACAACTGATTCAACAGCGAATTTAATGGTGACTGCAAGCTACATCTAAGGTACATCCAACTATTTTTGGGGCAAGGGTTCTAAAGATGAAACCAACATTGTTGAAAGCACTTACTTACGCTGTTGCTATTTTTGAAGTCACCTTTCTTGACAGTATGGTGTGGAAAACCATGTTAAGGACCATCTGTTCACTTTTTTGTGAATCTGAATTACCAATCAAAATCGTTCTTTAAAATAGACCCCAGAATATCGAAGCGAGAGACAAAGTGCCTCGTATTGCTACATAAGGGATAGGATCTGAAGTCTTGCCAACTCCGGTCATCGCTATTCAAAGTATTGAGTCTTCACTGAACCACAAATTTATTGTTGATACTTGCTTTAGTCAGTTATCCATCCATTTTAATTTCGAAATATGCATTTCATAATCTTTTATTTTAATAGACTTTTCGTGGAAATCCGCTAGTTTGTAATGGAATTGTCGTCGGCATCAGATCGGCTAATCGAGCTGAGTGCGTAAGCGATTCGAATGGTACTATCTTTTTAGCGACATGGCCATATTTAAGTTGGATCAACGGCCTTGTAACATCTAGATACAGAAGCATGAAGAAAAGAAGGTAAATATCCAATATTCGAAAGGACAAAATAACAAATTTGCAATTTTAGCGCAAGTATTCCAACAAACAAGGCCACGTGTTTTACTTTACTGATCGCCATGGCAGTGCCCAAATCGTTTGTTACTTTCTAAATTGTTATCAGTTTGCACATAGGCTTCGTAATTTATATTAGAATGAATAAGTCGTCCATGATTTTACAAAAGAATGTTACGCTTTCAAAAATTGTATAATAAAATGACGCGTTGCGCCGATTTTCTACTTTTTTAATCACTCAATAATTGAATTATATCGAAAATAATGTCTGCTTTTGCCTTCTATTCATCTTAACGCCAGTGTCAAGTTGAACCTATTTTGTGTCAATTTTACTAAATGCTACTGTGTAGAAAAAGTACATTAAAAGTGATAACTATGGTTGTTATTCAAAGACTCCAAGCTCCAATCAACTCCAATAAGCGTCATGTTATGGAAATGTTTTGGTGAACGTACGAGACAAATACCTAAAGACATGTTTATTAGATGTCGAAAGCGGCAGTGGCTAGGTGATCTTTTGATAAAAAGCTGCGGTTCCTTTGCGGGCTATGTAAAACCATGGAACCCACTCACTCAGGATGGCACTACATCTTTTTGACATAAAACAGTGGAGAAAAGATGTAAACTTTTCGGAAAGTTGAGGTGCAGAGTAGCTGACGCCATTGTGAGAAGCTTACCTTACCATAAAGGGGGCTATTTACTCGGTGCAGGCCAAATAATGAGTTCTGGCAACCAACACAAAGGCTTTCGAAGCTTTCGAGTTTTTGCTAGTAGCTTCATTACTTTTCCAAATTTGAAGTTGAAATACTCATATTTACGTAATACACCATTTCACCCCCGTATTCCCCTTAAATTTCGCTTTATACTACAAAATACAGCTACGGTGAGATTGGATTCTTTATAATTATCATTACTGCCGGTCTTAACATTGAGCAAAAATTTGCTAGGGGATTTCTATGACGTCAGCATGATGCTCGGTATTTCCTGGATGACGAGTATTACCCCATGTTCATTGGAGTGTGCTAGTATCTGCGTTTGGTCATCCAACCGCCATCCGCCCTTCGTTACCTTCATTTTGGGACGCTATAACAAAACTGCCAAAAAACTTTTCAATCGCAGTTGCGATGTACATATGGAAAACGGGGAATAAATCCGAGTAAAGGTTTGGTCCTCATCTATTAGTATTTGTAAGATTTTATATAacacaaattaaattaaaatcggtttattttcTGCCTGTGcgtcttttttttctgtctCTTTTCTCTCTGTTCTAGTGTGCGAAATTTTTGCCCTTTAAAACCATCCTCTAACTCCTGCGCTCTTTCCCGAGTAACCACTGCAAAGTATTACATCATCGAGTGGACATAACTGTAGCCCCTGCCTTCACCTATCAATTACATTCGCGACCGCTCCTCTCTCGGTTGCTCTGCCTCTTTCAACAGGCACTTAGTTCGCCCCACCATGTAATTAACTGCATTCCATTTCCAGTTTGGCGCGCATGCGTTTCTTCCATTAGCCTTTTTGGTGCTATTTTTCTTCCCAATGTCTCCTATAGACTGTTTCTTTCCTTTTCGAATCTGAGGCAATAGAAGCAGATATGCTCCGAATTCTGCGAAATGCCGTCTTAACTGGGGCAGTTACGTGAGCTGATCAGCTTAAGCCTTTACAGGTATTTACGGTATCCGTCAAGCCCCAttagaaactgcgtgagatcatggtttatctcaccatgcctTCTTTTCGTCTACATTTTAATGCTGCAATATACTTGTCCGTCTACTTTTTTCCACGCATTTCCACCGTTGTTACCACCTGCTCAATGATTTGTCCCTTTTGGCGTCTTTAAAGTGCCAACGCTTTTTGATAAACACCCCCTCCATTTTGTCCACCGCTAGTGGAAGAGCTGCACCTTTGGCCCACTTATTTATGGCAGTGATTGCTTGGATGAATATAACTACACATCGACGAAATATTTTGCAACGACAATCGCCATTATGCCATTGGCATAATCTATTACCGTGACCCCCTAGCAGCTGATATATTGAGGagcatatttatatataatgctCGACAATAACGATCGCAGTACAGAGACCTGTGGAATATCCGCGGgggcaatgtactccttggattCATTTTTTTGTTCGTACCACTCTTTTGTTTTTTAGATAGCTGACAAGGGtagattccaattgaccgaatgCAATACCTACTGTTGCATCGCATTCCAGTCAAACTAACCACAAGTTTGATGACGCCGATGGTTAACCTAGCTACGCGAAAGCCGAATTATCAGTTTAATAAACCTCCTAAATTTTTTACAGCCGGCAGTGATAACTAGACAtataggaggatggttcacctgaaaGTTTACCTGCTTTAGTCAAAAACACTAGCATTGGCAGTTCCATACGTCACAAAAACCGCATCCACTAGGTATGCTTCAAACAAATTCACAAAAGTATCCAGCCTCAAGCAAGGCTCGGACCGTCGATTTCTTCCAGCCCATTGTAAATCCTTAGTCCGTCCTTTGTCATTATTAGAATCTCATCTAAAGGTCTCCGCAGACTGACACCCTACCTGCTCTCCTGAGGAAACCAACCCTGAAGGAGAAAATTTGGACATCTAATTTGTGGAGTTGTCTGACTTTGGATTTCCCCATTATTACCCGACAGGCACTTTCTCATGGGTTTATGTCCACCTTTGCGTATAGTTGTTTGAAGTAGTCCTTCTTGCTCCATCTCGTACTCAGTCCTTCCCATTGCTgtttgagccgttcgtctgaccCGATGATACACCGACCGAAGATAAAACAGTTCGATGCTCCACTAGCAGTTAGGCGCTTTACTGGAGTAAGTGTAACGTATTGGCATCGATGAGTCACATATAGTTGGGCTTCACTCCGTGATATACAAGGTTTTGTCTGAGGATGTCCAAatatatatccatatatgtTTCCTCGTCATTTGCATTCGCAGCCAACTTGACATACTTCTCATTCTTCGACGTACCGGCCCCCCAATCGTCTGGCTTATTTTTCACCTCACAGACGATTGCCTGGTAATCACTGGAAGCATATAGTCACTTACTTTCCAAGAAACATCGCGAACTAGTGAAGGACTAATAAAAGTCAGGGTCATAACCGAACCGGACCCTCGTTCCTTATCATCCTTAGCCAATATAATGTCTTGCTAAACGAAGGCGTCCAAAGGCACATTTCTCACCGGCAATGGTCCTCGGTTTTCGTTCTTTCGCCTTCCAATACCAATCTGCACGACATGTGCATGAACTCAGCCAACGACCACTTGGAGGAGCATTGCCGTTATAAACGTACATGCCacctatttttgcccacactaATTCAATTGTAAGCTTTAGGCTTCTTTCTACATTCCTGTATGCTTGGTCACCACATACACATAAAGGCGTCCCATTGGTTGTTACCTTATTATAACCATTTGAACCTCCGATCCGTAGGGAGCTTGCGAGAGCTAATCTTAAGCGATTCCGCAGTGATTGAACTTGAACCAAGTTTTAATCGGTTTTGAAGAGGCAGTACCTCCCACTTTCCGCTTCATAAACTGTCTACCCCCTCCGGAGATATGGTCGACGGCAAGTGAAAAATATTGCGCAAGGAACAGCTACAGGCCCACACAAAACACAAAGCGTTGTGCAAAGGTTTTCGTTgcgaaaaagatttcaaacatgATTGAAACTCGTCAAATATTTAGGCAACGCGTCAAACACGCCAGCGTTGAGCAATTTGTTCgatagtgtatgggccctattaGAATGCCTAACCCCGCCCTTAATAGAATAAGGTATCAACCAGAATCCACAAACAAGGCGAAGAAGGGAAATCTCTTACATACAACATAGCCAAGTGTTTCATAtgcgaaattcaaaaaaaaaaattggtaataGTTACAACTGCACAACGGTACGAAACACATCAGATGTCATTGAAAGATTGAAGGAGGACCACATAGAAGATTCCGAAGTTTTAATTTCATGCGATGAAAAGCACTATTCCCCCACCCCTGTGAAGGAAGCTTTATGGAAATTGAACAACATGATAACACTCCGGAAAGCCAGACTTTACACAAACATAGAGACGATCTGTATGTAAGAAAACTAGCTGACTTTCAGCAACAAATATTGTAAAACGACTAAAGGGACAACGATGGCCAAGCAGGAATCACACGTTTAAAGAGTGATTAGACACAGAAAACACCCTAAGAAGCAGGTGGAAAAAGAGGCATTTACAGGACCTACATAATGCAAACCAAAGGCTTAGTCAGCCGTTGGGTCAAGTAGCATTTAAGAGAGTTTGAGTTACTAAATTGGATCTTcatgagaatttttttttattcgcaaAAGCAAAATGGTATCTTAAGTTATAATATTTACTCAATTAATTTTCGTAGCCACCGCATATCACAACGAAAATGTCAGTTGTGTCTTGTTTACGTTAAGCTGGTATAACCTAAATCGATTGGCAGATGTGTTTCAAAATTTTGTCGTATATTGCAGCATTCTCCCATCTAATTCGATGCATTACAACCTCCAGTATTCTGGGATCTCGAGCATTACCCGGAACTTTTCCggcatttgtatttttttcattttttaatcagTTGAGCCGTGATTTTTATATTTCTGAAATTCAGGTTTTAATACGAAATGTTGATGACGCACCATTATGTGGAGGCGCTTTAGTCGAAAGCAGGCACGTTGTTAGTTCAGCATATTGTTTCACTGAGAAACAAAATATAGAAAAGTTGGTGAGTTACTTAATATTACACATCTTGGTATATTAATGATTTAATCCGCCTTTTCTTAAAGGAAATTATGGCGGGTGAGGTTACTGATTCCGAACATTTCGGACCCACTAGGCAAGTACGACGCGTAATTAGAATGATGCGCCATCAAAGTATTGGCTCACATAATGGAAAGTTTGATATCTTAGTTCTCCGggtaatttttttaatgtttcactcaatatggtTGTTATTTACACCAAAACCACTTCCCAAGCTCCTGCAGCCTTTCACAAGGAATGTTTACCTGCAACCTATTCCAATGGCTGCTTTTGATTTGAACATGGGCTCGGCGTGCTCCTTGGTCACTTGGGATAAAGTATTAAAGCAAATATGCGCtggaaataaatatattttctttatcTGACAGAAATTCAGTAAAGTTGGTATTCACGTCGTCCGATATACTACTATTTTCACCAAACATCAGTCTGGGTGCgctataaaagacaaaaatATATTCTGTGCAGGAAAAGAATCTGAAGTAAATGGCATACTTGtaagtaaaaatatttgaatcaaTGCATCTTATTTGGAAAATGTTGAATTCCATACGTCGATTCTCATCCTAGGGTTATGTTGGAGCCCTGCTTATTCACAATAATATACTTTACGGGATTTATTTAGGCCCAGGATCCATGAAACATTCAAAACCTGGCATTTTTGCAAATATCTACAACCTCCGGGAATGGATCATTAATGCTATAATGTGGAACGGTACAGGTCCAGTTCCAGATCCTGTTTTTAGGTAAATGTAGAAGTATCAATAAAAATGAGTAACAATTTGTGATTATCCCAATTCAAGAAAAGTGTCGCAAGTTTCTGGCGGAGCGAAGTTGTCTTTTTCATGGAAAGAAATTTTACTTATATTGGTTTATGTGTTTTTAATCACACTCTTCTCGCATCCAacatttttgttaaattttccgATAATCTGCGGAGTATGCACGGTTATCAAGTAGTATATCCAAAAATTAAGAACTCCACGAATGTAAATTGTTTTAAGCGATGTCATTAGGCATCTATAATCAcccattttaaataaaaagataaatttattgataattttacTATATATAACTTTTTTTTCCCATTAATTTCCCTTTTTCAACCTTTTGAGTTAAGAAAGCCTAATGCCTAATCTAAAATCACCAAACTATCATGAGACAATTACAAGAGCACTCACTACATGTTTCTATTAGATTTAGGAAGTATATATATAGTGCTGGTAAAAAGAAACTGTGTTCGTACATgggattgtggcgcggcaggattgagagcagagtaggtgacgagaaatgtcatattttggaAGGAGAAAAAATGAGACCGGAAAAATACAAGAtgtcagaaaaataataaaaataactagcACCAGTTAtgttgttggaaaaagtgaaaagattcctatacaaagtttctatgaaattcatcctttgttgaagttgtcagttccattgtttttatgaaataaatgaagtgttATAACCAGTGAACATAGTTGTTCTTAACTTCTAAAGGATGATGGCATCCtattacatttttttaaggGGGTTATTCCGTGTGTCGAAtctgcggaatcgattttttttgacatcaattgtatctagatatagtgtagaatatatgggcaaagtgattttttgatattcgaagtcgaaattatagtgttaaacacgtaacaagtcgcatgccagatttatgtcgatcgccataataaagcgtgtatttatcagtccgaatgacgttcgaatgccTTCGGTAAAAAAACACGAATTGAAGCGAACGTTGTACAtgcatttcttcaagaaacttaaggtttacgggctaggtatagcagattaattgtcagttaagcttttatggttaaaaatcgtattgtactttttaaatgcgtttttctcgaaactgcatattgaaaatctgctgctgccatagcccaaaatttatccaacaaaatgctttgaaattttcacgacttattccgaacatatttctatggtccgcaaactaggataattgcgatttattcagtatgttttttttttaatcagtaAAGAAGCCTGGAAAAAaccccaaaattcacaaaaaaaagtttaacacggcaccaaaagttcagtatttaatattttttaataatcagaaaaacacctttttttggagatgggtgtataaattgttctgtatttcaataatgaactatgctatcgggtaGACCAAAATATTACGCATGCATATTagcaaatatatggtgaaaaaatcgtatttgtatctttatccagttcttcacaaaaaaattctaaaaaaagtgaaaaaaacggctttcacacgggatgaccccctaaaGTAATAAACGTGTTGGCATTTTTCAAGAATCAAAAAATCAATAGCAAAATCGGaaccttttccttttaatagttttacttaaagGAACTATAGAAAATAAATGAACTGACTCTATAAAGCCAATAAACGGAGGTTTTCCGGTTTAATACatcgaaaaaaagttgaatttcagGCGAGTAAAAAAGATAAGACACTTTATATTTCTGCCATTGTTTAAGCAATCAAACCCAGCTCCTTTTGAcattttagtattttattgatcattctttttaggcttttgtgtgaaacaaaaccttattagaatcgattcgatgtctctttgttcgtctgtctgtctgtcacagccgatttattcgtaaGCgtttagaccgattgtcacgaaatttggtgagaacgtgtggtctgtgaatctcttTGCATAGAGCAGGCGTCAATTTGTGTTGAATTTCAGGGAAGGCttcttatacatgcaaaaggaaggcgcaaatttttttcacagaatatgaccatgtgggatatcaaccgaaagggctcaattagtacttttcgaacctggTTTCATATTTAATATGGGATGTAATCTAGGAGAGTGTAGTagatctcgttcttagaacctattcaaccggacAATATgaaaacaagtggggaaaccggaagctcggcgcttcacaTACGGAAggctttgtttcttatgtaatcATATTTGAGTGTGAAACTATCCttaatattttgggttgcagtaaatttccacGGTAAAGATAATTtggaactactataactttagtATTAGTACGATTTTCATCAATTCGGGGTAATATTCTACATACTATGATCTATATTACTCTAGGGCAAAGTTAAGGAGGGATTCTCTAGTAATTTCCCTAAAAACAAtattaatatagtattattaacttaatttgagcagatattgatatgaattattttgaagcctggataCCGTATTGAGGCAGGTATGtatatgattttttcagatttttcggttcggtagaaGGTTCCTAGAATGGGTCtgctaaagaaatcatcaccttCGAATCCCCGCACGCCCCGCCTTTTCAaaggatgtcaaaactaaaaccaacataaaaaagtactaatccagacctttTATTGGATGCcgaatatgactatattcggtgaaaaaaaatttaacacactccttttgcatgtatgaggaccctctCAGTCTCAACATAAAAAGA
The window above is part of the Hermetia illucens chromosome 3, iHerIll2.2.curated.20191125, whole genome shotgun sequence genome. Proteins encoded here:
- the LOC119652489 gene encoding trypsin-3-like isoform X1, which codes for MCFKILSYIAAFSHLIRCITTSSILGSRALPGTFPAFVLIRNVDDAPLCGGALVESRHVVSSAYCFTEKQNIEKLEIMAGEVTDSEHFGPTRQVRRVIRMMRHQSIGSHNGKFDILVLRLLQPFTRNVYLQPIPMAAFDLNMGSACSLVTWDKKFSKVGIHVVRYTTIFTKHQSGCAIKDKNIFCAGKESEVNGILGYVGALLIHNNILYGIYLGPGSMKHSKPGIFANIYNLREWIINAIMWNGTGPVPDPVFRKVSQVSGGAKLSFSWKEILLILVYVFLITLFSHPTFLLNFPIICGVCTVIK
- the LOC119652489 gene encoding trypsin-3-like isoform X2; this translates as MCFKILSYIAAFSHLIRCITTSSILGSRALPGTFPAFVLIRNVDDAPLCGGALVESRHVVSSAYCFTEKQNIEKLEIMAGEVTDSEHFGPTRQVRRVIRMMRHQSIGSHNGKFDILVLRPFTRNVYLQPIPMAAFDLNMGSACSLVTWDKKFSKVGIHVVRYTTIFTKHQSGCAIKDKNIFCAGKESEVNGILGYVGALLIHNNILYGIYLGPGSMKHSKPGIFANIYNLREWIINAIMWNGTGPVPDPVFRKVSQVSGGAKLSFSWKEILLILVYVFLITLFSHPTFLLNFPIICGVCTVIK